The Vicia villosa cultivar HV-30 ecotype Madison, WI linkage group LG1, Vvil1.0, whole genome shotgun sequence genome includes a region encoding these proteins:
- the LOC131659453 gene encoding uncharacterized protein LOC131659453 has translation MTDTKFIAEGGSSHRPPYFNDNNMWYVVENGNYTPMTTATDTVASVPKTQSQWTKEENDKVLLNSKAQFILSCALSREEYDRIEECTTAKEIWDALKIHHEGTNHVKEERIDLGVRKFETFEMKEEETIDEMFSRFTIIVNELRSLGKAYTAHERIRKILRCLPKIWRPMVTAISQAKDLKILQVEELIGSLRAHEGILNEDKPQRKGKMIALKTSQNSASKITTSQGTTEEDTGFLSEDENDLALISRRIQQMILKRNQNRKSFQPRKEYQKPEIDKSKITCYGCNKLGHFKTECPLKTHRNFSSKKSMLTQWDDSENSNSEAEDEEANLCLMTNSDSEEVNTLNYCYTCKEIGILFDNLLEDSNI, from the exons ATGACTGATACAAAGTTTATAGCTGAAGGAGGATCTTCACACAGGCCTCCTTACTTTAATG ATAACAACATGTGGTATGTGGTTGAAAATGGCAACTACACACCAATGACTACTGCAACAGACACAGTTGCGTCAGTTCCAAAAACTCAGTCACAATGGACAAAAGAAGAAAACGACAAGGTACTACTAAACTCTAAAGCTCAATTTATATTATCATGTGCTCTTAGCAGGGAAGAATATGACCGGATAGAGGAATGCACAACTGCCAAAGAAATCTGGGATGCTCTCAAAATACATCATGAAGGAACGAATCATGTTAAAGAAGAAAGAATTGATCTAGGAGTCAGGAAATTTGAAACCTTCGAAATGAAGGAAGAAGAAACCATAGATGAAATGTTCTCCAGATTCACTATAATTGTCAATGAACTTAGATCACTTGGTAAAGCTTATACTGCTCATGAAAGAATCAGAAAAATTCTAAGATGTCTCCCAAAAATTTGGAGACCTATGGTAACAGCTATATCACAAGCAAAAGATCTAAAGATTCTACAAGTTGAAGAACTTATAGGATCTCTTCGTGCTCATGAAGGTATCCTCAATGAAGATAAACCACAAAGAAAAGGTAAAATGATAGCTCTTAAAACCTCTCAAAATTCTGCATCTAAAATCACCACCTCACAAGGAACAACTGAAGAAGATACCGGATTTCTATCTGAGGATGAAAATGATTTGGCTTTAATCTCTAGAAGAATTCAACaaatgattttaaaaagaaatcaaaacAGAAAATCATTTCAACCCAGGAAAGAATACCAAAAACCTGAGATTGATAAAAGCAAGATTACATGCTATGGATGCAACAAACTTGGACACTTCAAAACAGAATGTCCACTCAAAACTCATAGGAACTTCTCATCTAAAAAATCCATGCTTACACAATGGGATGACTCAGAGAACTCTAACTCCGAAGCCGAAGATGAGGAAGCCAACTTATGCCTGATGACTAACTCCGACTCTGAAGAGGTAAATACACTAAACTATTGTTATACCTGCAAAGAAATAGGAATTCTATTCGACAATTTATTAGAAGATTCAAACATCTAA